A part of Anolis carolinensis isolate JA03-04 unplaced genomic scaffold, rAnoCar3.1.pri scaffold_10, whole genome shotgun sequence genomic DNA contains:
- the relb gene encoding transcription factor RelB, whose product MQVLPEPAGMSLLRLDSPSPTASCFQQDRSASQLSQNLTNLTLRSEMNSSLVLRRSRRFLDGRWSPPAYSRLPVKSQEQLEESFPEPLKLVITEQPKQRGMRFRYQCEGRSAGSILGEASTETNKTLPTIELQNYSGISEVKVTACLVWKDWPYRIHPHSLVGKDCHNGLCEVTLKPRINPKHSFNNLGIQCVKKKDIEESIEKKLQLGIDPFKAGSLKNHQEVDMNVVRICFLASYQDCTGKTRHLSPVLSEPIFDKKSTNTSELKIYRMNKEYGACSGGEEFYLLCDKVQKEDISIIFRKDTWEGKADFSQADVHRQIAIVFKTPPYQHLDITEPVEVEVYLRRLTDSVSSDPFSFTYLPKDQDTYRVNKKRKQGMPDVLEELSGPDPHGIEAKRKKKKPGYMDHFNLIPSAAGFSSSSEDQNFLISLDHISVPDMLQDFRLPPDFPSIVGPSLSDVLLPSPMDFPDMSEQEFLLDAYSVHSGVSVPFTLPGDCDTEGTASLVGSSMFPSQYKEAEAQLEMESNFTAADSAGTL is encoded by the exons ATGCAGGTACTGCCAGAACCTGCAGGGATGAGCCTCTTACGCCTGGACTCCCCTTCCCCAACCGCTTCTTGCTTTCAACAAGATCGTTCAGCATCCCAGCTTTCCCAGAACCTCACCAACTTGACATTGAGGTCGGAGATGAACTCATCTCTCGTTTTGCGGCGCAGCCGCAGATTCTTGGATGGGCGTTGGTCTCCTCCTGCCTATTCCAGGCTTCCCGTGAAGTCCCAAGAGCAGCTGGAGGAAAGTTTTCCAGAGCCACTCAAACTCGTGATCACGGAGCAGCCCAAGCAGAGAGGGATGCGCTTCCGATACCAGTGTGAAGGCAGGTCAGCGGGGAGCATCTTGGGCGAAGCTAGCACGGAAACCAATAAAACTCTGCCCACCATTGAG CTTCAGAACTACTCAGGGATCTCAGAAGTGAAGGTGACGGCATGCTTGGTGTGGAAGGACTGGCCTTACCGAATCCACCCGCACAGCTTAGTTGGGAAGGACTGTCACAATGGCCTCTGCGAAGTGACACTGAAGCCTCGCATCAACCCCAAGCACAG TTTCAACAACCTTGGTATCCAGTGTGTGAAGAAGAAGGACATTGAAGAATCCATAGAGAAAAAGCTGCAGCTTGGAATTGATCCATTCAAAG CTGGCTCATTAAAAAACCACCAGGAGGTTGACATGAACGTGGTCAGGATTTGCTTTCTGGCTTCCTACCAGGACTGCACAGGGAAGACCCGGCACCTCAGCCCTGTCCTCTCCGAACCCATCTTTGACAAGA AATCCACAAATACTTCAGAGCTGAAAATCTACCGGATGAATAAAGAGTATGGGGCCTGCAGTGGTGGAGAAGAGTTCTATTTGTTATGTGATAAGGTTCAGAAAG AAGATATTTCCATCATCTTCCGGAAGGATACGTGGGAGGGCAAAGCAGACTTTTCACAAGCTGATGTCCACCGGCAGATTGCCATCGTCTTTAAGACACCACCATACCAGCACCTCGACATCACAGAACCAGTGGAGGTGGAAGTGTACTTACGGCGGCTGACGGACAGTGTCTCCAGTGACCCTTTCAGTTTCACCTACCTGCCCAAAGACCAAG ATACTTATCGGGTCAACAAAAAAAGGAAGCAAGGCATGCCTGATGTCTTGGAGGAACTCTCTGGCCCAG ACCCTCATGGGATCGAAgctaagaggaagaagaagaagccaggGTACATGGACCATTTCAACTTGATTCCATCTGCAG CTGGCTTTTCATCCAGTTCCGAAGACCAGAATTTCCTGATCAGCTTGGATCACATCTCTGTGCCAGACATGCTACAGGACTTCAGATTGCCTCCGGACTTCCCTTCCATTGTTGGTCCCAGCCTGAGTGACGTCCTGCTACCGTCTCCCATGGACTTCCCTGATATGTCGGAGCAGGAGTTCTTGCTGGATGCTTATTCCGTCCATTCGGGTGTCTCTGTCCCCTTCACTTTGCCTGGGGATTGTGATACAGAGGGCACCGCCAGCCTCGTAGGCAGCAGCATGTTTCCAAGCCAGTACAAAGAGGCCGAGGCACAGCTGGAAATGGAGAGCAACTTCACGGCGGCAGACAGCGCTGGAACTTTATGA